A stretch of DNA from Roseovarius sp. M141:
GTGATCATCACCGACGCCGTCGCCCGCACATCCCTTTGGAAGGGATTCGAGCCGGTATTCGCGATATGTACGCGCGCCGCGATGATGGACGGGTTCGCGATGATGGTGCGGGCCAGTTCGCCTTCCTTTGCGCGCCAATACGCGGCATCAAACATCTGGGACGTGGTCCCGAAGCCAGACAGACTATCCAACAGCTCATAGCCTTGACTGGAATTGGTCGGCAGCCCTTCGCTGGCAAGCGTCATCCGCAGCGTGTCGCGTTGACCGGACTCGACGAAAATCGCGCCCCCGCGCACTTCGTAGGTGACGCCGCGCTGTTCCAATGCGCGCACCACTTCGCCTGCCGGACCGCTTTCGAGGCCTGCGTAGAGTAATGAAAGGCTGGGTGTCGCCACCAATCGCGTCAGACCGATGACGACTGCGAGAATCGCAATGCCGGCAAGCACGACGACAATGCGCCTGCGCGGATCCAGGGCGGTCCAGAGGGTCGCGATATTCTGCAATTTCTTTGCCTCCACATGTCCTGCGTTCTGCCGGACGGTGGGGTCATGTTTGGCGCATCAGCCTTAACAATCGGTTAGTGCCTGCCGACTATGTTGACCCGGAAGCAAACGAGGGTCGCATCATGGCTGACAAAAAAGAAGACACCGGCGAAACACCTGTGAAACGCTCGAAAATGCCTTTGATTATGGGGCTGGTTCTAGCGCTCGCTGGCGGCGGCGGTGGTTTCTATGCGGTTCATAGCGGCCTGTTGTTTGCATCTGATTCACAAGCAAGCGCCCCTGCGGGACCCATGGATGATTCGCATCGCAAGGTAGGTGCGATGCCAGTTGTCGCCTACGTGCCGATCGAGCCACTGGTGATATCGCTCGGCAAAGGGATGTCGGGCCGACATTTGAGATTTCGAGCAGAGCTTGAGGTGATTCCGGCTTATCGCGCTGAGGTGGAACAGCTGTTGCCGCGTGTCGTGGATGTGCTGAATACATATTTACGCGCGCTGAAGCTGGAAGACCTGACCGATAGCGCAGGGCTCTTGAGGCTGCGTGCGCAAATGCTGCGCCGTGTTCAGGTCGTGACGGGGGGGGATCGGATCAATGATCTGCTCATCATGGAATTTGTTCTGAACTAAGGAGGACACATGGAACTTATCGCTGATTTTCTATTGGTCGCAGGTGCGCTGGGGGCCGGATTTTACTGCTACATTCTTGCCCGGCGTCTAAATCGGTTCAACGATCTTGAAACCGGGATGGGCGGTGCGGTGGCGGTTTTGTCCATGCAGGTCGACGATCTGGCCAAAACGCTTGATGTTGCGCAAGCGACGGCGGAAACATCTGGAGCCACGCTTGAAAACTTAACGGCCCGTGCTGAAAGCGTGGCCAAGCGGCTGGAGTTGATGATGGCGTCTATGCACGACCTGCCTTCTGAACCGCCACCAGAGCCAGAGCTCAAAACGACAAACGGGCCCATCTTCCGTCGTCACGATTCGGCCGGAGCATCTCAGTGATGCGCGTGAAAGCAAAGAAGCGCGCAAAAAATGCGCGAGGCACGTTGGGACTGATCGCGTGTCTGCTCGTCGCGTCGGCGGTCCTTCGCCTTGGTGGCGATGCTGGCCAGGCATGGGCGCGAGGTGCGGAGCAAGACAGCGCAACGGCAGGGCAAACCACGGCGACAGCCTGCAAAACTGACGACGATTTTCACGCCATGCTGAAAGGGTTTCAGAAACGAGAGGCGCGTTTGGAACAGCAGGAAAAAGCAATGCTCGACCGGCATCAAGCGTTGAAGTTGGCCGACCGTCAAATCGAAAGCAAGCTTGCCCGTCTGGAAGCGGCGGAAAAGGAACTGCGCCGAACGATGGCCATGGCGGATACGGCCGCCGAGAGCGATGTCGACCGCCTGACCAAAGTCTACGAGGCCATGAAGCCAAAACAGGCCGCAGCCCTTTTCGAGGAGATGAGCCCGGAGTTTGCGGCTGGTTTCCTCGGCCGCATGCGCCCTGAGGCGGCGGCAGGAATCATGGCGGGTCTCAGCCCCCAGGCCGCGCATACAATTTCGGTGGTGCTGGCCGGGCGCAATGCTGGTGCACCCACCCAGTAAAATATATCCAGTCAGCAAATTTTAACCTG
This window harbors:
- the fliL gene encoding flagellar basal body-associated protein FliL, whose amino-acid sequence is MADKKEDTGETPVKRSKMPLIMGLVLALAGGGGGFYAVHSGLLFASDSQASAPAGPMDDSHRKVGAMPVVAYVPIEPLVISLGKGMSGRHLRFRAELEVIPAYRAEVEQLLPRVVDVLNTYLRALKLEDLTDSAGLLRLRAQMLRRVQVVTGGDRINDLLIMEFVLN
- a CDS encoding MotE family protein is translated as MRVKAKKRAKNARGTLGLIACLLVASAVLRLGGDAGQAWARGAEQDSATAGQTTATACKTDDDFHAMLKGFQKREARLEQQEKAMLDRHQALKLADRQIESKLARLEAAEKELRRTMAMADTAAESDVDRLTKVYEAMKPKQAAALFEEMSPEFAAGFLGRMRPEAAAGIMAGLSPQAAHTISVVLAGRNAGAPTQ